One window from the genome of Hemiscyllium ocellatum isolate sHemOce1 chromosome 28, sHemOce1.pat.X.cur, whole genome shotgun sequence encodes:
- the dazap1 gene encoding DAZ-associated protein 1 isoform X2, which yields MNNQGGDEIGKLFVGGLDWNTTQETLRDYFSQYGEVVDCVIMKDKMTNQSRGFGFVKFKDPNCVATVLASRPHNLDGRTIDPKPCTPRSMQQEKPKPKEGGWGKSSQNQSSNKSKKVFVGGIPHNCSETELRDYFKRFGVVSEVVMIYDAEKQRPRGFGFITFEDEQSVDQAVNMHYHDIMGKKVEVKRAEPRDSKGPGPGQPGAPQWSRSLPNAANGWGGQPSQGWQQQTYGSPQGMWMAPGQPMGGYGPPPPPGGRGAPPQPPHFNPYVVPQPPPGGFAPPQGFGQGFGAPPQYGYGGFGAPPTDQFGPPGIPAPPATPGAGQMGYPPATQTPQDMSKPPAGQPEFPGYNQYGYGQDMSGFGQAPSFSDPNQPAPSYGGPSAPAPPGAPPSAPGGFARGQNHNAQGFHPYRR from the exons ATGAACAACCAGGGCGGCGACGAGATCGG GAAGCTGTTTGTGGGTGGTCTTGACTGGAACACTACACAGG AGACGCTCCGAGACTACTTCTCTCAATATGGTGAGGTGGTTGATTGTGTAATAATGAAAGATAAGATGACAAATCAGTCTCGAGGTTTTGGATTTGTGAAGTTCAAGGATCCAAACTGTGTGGCCACAGTACTAGCCAGCCGACCTCATAATCTTGATGGAAGAACG ATTGATCCAAAACCATGTACGCCTCGTTCCATGCAGCAGGAAAAACCAAAACCAAAAGAAGGTGGATGGGGA aAGAGTTCACAAAACCAGAGCAGCAATAAATCAAAGAAGGTATTTGTTGGTGGAATTCCTCACAATTGCAGTGAGACAGAACTCAGGGATTACTTCAAAAGGTTTGGAGTG GTCTCTGAAGTGGTAATGATCTATGATGCCGAGAAGCAGAGGCCCCGAG GTTTTGGATTTATTACTTTCGAGGACGAGCAATCAGTGGACCAGGCTGTCAACATGCATTATCACGACATCATGGGCAAAAAA GTTGAAGTGAAACGTGCAGAGCCTCGTGACAGTAAAGGTCCAGGGCCTGGCCAGCCAGGAGCACCACAGTGGAGCAGGAGTTTGCCAAATGCAGCTAATGGCTGGGGAGGTCAGCCCTCCCAAGGCTGGCAGCAACAGACTTATGGTAGTCCACAAG GTATGTGGATGGCACCTGGTCAGCCAATGG gtGGTTATGGGCCGCCACCACCTCCAGGAGGGAGGGGTGCCCCTCCACAGCCTCCCCACTTTAATCCCTATGTAGTTCCACAGCCACCTCCAGGAGGATTTGCGCCACCTCAGGGATTTGGACAGGGTTTTGGTGCTCCTCCACAATATG GCTATGGAGGATTTGGCGCACCTCCAACTGACCAGTTTGGCCCACCTGGAATACCAGCACCCCCTGCCACACCAGGAGCAGGACAGATGGGCTACCCACCAGCAACACAGACACCTCAGGACATGAGCAAGCCACCTGCTGGACAGCCCGAATTCCCTGGGTACAACCAGTATG GTTATGGGCAAGATATGAGTGGTTTTGGCCAAGCCCCAAGTTTCTCGGATCCAAATCAACCCGCTCCCTCATATGGAGGACCCTcagcaccagcacctccaggGGCTCCACCATCCGCACCAGGTGGATTTGCCCGCGGTCAGAACCACAATGCTCAGGGGTTCCATCCTTACAGGCGTTAA
- the dazap1 gene encoding DAZ-associated protein 1 isoform X1, translating to MNNQGGDEIGKLFVGGLDWNTTQETLRDYFSQYGEVVDCVIMKDKMTNQSRGFGFVKFKDPNCVATVLASRPHNLDGRTIDPKPCTPRSMQQEKPKPKEGGWGKSSQNQSSNKSKKVFVGGIPHNCSETELRDYFKRFGVVSEVVMIYDAEKQRPRGFGFITFEDEQSVDQAVNMHYHDIMGKKVEVKRAEPRDSKGPGPGQPGAPQWSRSLPNAANGWGGQPSQGWQQQTYGSPQGMWMAPGQPMGGYGPPPPPGGRGAPPQPPHFNPYVVPQPPPGGFAPPQGFGQGFGAPPQYGYGGFGAPPTDQFGPPGIPAPPATPGAGQMGYPPATQTPQDMSKPPAGQPEFPGYNQYGMGNYPQDPSGYGPTRPSQTYGQAEQGYSAAGYGQDMSGFGQAPSFSDPNQPAPSYGGPSAPAPPGAPPSAPGGFARGQNHNAQGFHPYRR from the exons ATGAACAACCAGGGCGGCGACGAGATCGG GAAGCTGTTTGTGGGTGGTCTTGACTGGAACACTACACAGG AGACGCTCCGAGACTACTTCTCTCAATATGGTGAGGTGGTTGATTGTGTAATAATGAAAGATAAGATGACAAATCAGTCTCGAGGTTTTGGATTTGTGAAGTTCAAGGATCCAAACTGTGTGGCCACAGTACTAGCCAGCCGACCTCATAATCTTGATGGAAGAACG ATTGATCCAAAACCATGTACGCCTCGTTCCATGCAGCAGGAAAAACCAAAACCAAAAGAAGGTGGATGGGGA aAGAGTTCACAAAACCAGAGCAGCAATAAATCAAAGAAGGTATTTGTTGGTGGAATTCCTCACAATTGCAGTGAGACAGAACTCAGGGATTACTTCAAAAGGTTTGGAGTG GTCTCTGAAGTGGTAATGATCTATGATGCCGAGAAGCAGAGGCCCCGAG GTTTTGGATTTATTACTTTCGAGGACGAGCAATCAGTGGACCAGGCTGTCAACATGCATTATCACGACATCATGGGCAAAAAA GTTGAAGTGAAACGTGCAGAGCCTCGTGACAGTAAAGGTCCAGGGCCTGGCCAGCCAGGAGCACCACAGTGGAGCAGGAGTTTGCCAAATGCAGCTAATGGCTGGGGAGGTCAGCCCTCCCAAGGCTGGCAGCAACAGACTTATGGTAGTCCACAAG GTATGTGGATGGCACCTGGTCAGCCAATGG gtGGTTATGGGCCGCCACCACCTCCAGGAGGGAGGGGTGCCCCTCCACAGCCTCCCCACTTTAATCCCTATGTAGTTCCACAGCCACCTCCAGGAGGATTTGCGCCACCTCAGGGATTTGGACAGGGTTTTGGTGCTCCTCCACAATATG GCTATGGAGGATTTGGCGCACCTCCAACTGACCAGTTTGGCCCACCTGGAATACCAGCACCCCCTGCCACACCAGGAGCAGGACAGATGGGCTACCCACCAGCAACACAGACACCTCAGGACATGAGCAAGCCACCTGCTGGACAGCCCGAATTCCCTGGGTACAACCAGTATG GCATGGGTAACTATCCTCAGGATCCTTCAGGCTACGGACCCACGCGTCCTTCTCAGACTTACGGTCAGGCTGAGCAGGGATATAGTGCAGCAG GTTATGGGCAAGATATGAGTGGTTTTGGCCAAGCCCCAAGTTTCTCGGATCCAAATCAACCCGCTCCCTCATATGGAGGACCCTcagcaccagcacctccaggGGCTCCACCATCCGCACCAGGTGGATTTGCCCGCGGTCAGAACCACAATGCTCAGGGGTTCCATCCTTACAGGCGTTAA
- the dazap1 gene encoding DAZ-associated protein 1 isoform X3 gives MMPRSRGPEVEVKRAEPRDSKGPGPGQPGAPQWSRSLPNAANGWGGQPSQGWQQQTYGSPQGMWMAPGQPMGGYGPPPPPGGRGAPPQPPHFNPYVVPQPPPGGFAPPQGFGQGFGAPPQYGYGGFGAPPTDQFGPPGIPAPPATPGAGQMGYPPATQTPQDMSKPPAGQPEFPGYNQYGMGNYPQDPSGYGPTRPSQTYGQAEQGYSAAGYGQDMSGFGQAPSFSDPNQPAPSYGGPSAPAPPGAPPSAPGGFARGQNHNAQGFHPYRR, from the exons ATGATGCCGAGAAGCAGAGGCCCCGAG GTTGAAGTGAAACGTGCAGAGCCTCGTGACAGTAAAGGTCCAGGGCCTGGCCAGCCAGGAGCACCACAGTGGAGCAGGAGTTTGCCAAATGCAGCTAATGGCTGGGGAGGTCAGCCCTCCCAAGGCTGGCAGCAACAGACTTATGGTAGTCCACAAG GTATGTGGATGGCACCTGGTCAGCCAATGG gtGGTTATGGGCCGCCACCACCTCCAGGAGGGAGGGGTGCCCCTCCACAGCCTCCCCACTTTAATCCCTATGTAGTTCCACAGCCACCTCCAGGAGGATTTGCGCCACCTCAGGGATTTGGACAGGGTTTTGGTGCTCCTCCACAATATG GCTATGGAGGATTTGGCGCACCTCCAACTGACCAGTTTGGCCCACCTGGAATACCAGCACCCCCTGCCACACCAGGAGCAGGACAGATGGGCTACCCACCAGCAACACAGACACCTCAGGACATGAGCAAGCCACCTGCTGGACAGCCCGAATTCCCTGGGTACAACCAGTATG GCATGGGTAACTATCCTCAGGATCCTTCAGGCTACGGACCCACGCGTCCTTCTCAGACTTACGGTCAGGCTGAGCAGGGATATAGTGCAGCAG GTTATGGGCAAGATATGAGTGGTTTTGGCCAAGCCCCAAGTTTCTCGGATCCAAATCAACCCGCTCCCTCATATGGAGGACCCTcagcaccagcacctccaggGGCTCCACCATCCGCACCAGGTGGATTTGCCCGCGGTCAGAACCACAATGCTCAGGGGTTCCATCCTTACAGGCGTTAA